In the genome of Planctomycetota bacterium, the window GACCGCGTGGCCATGCTCTGCCAGCTCGTGCGACACCACCACGAACGGCTCGATGGCACGGGCTACCCCGACGGCCTGACGGGCGACGCCATCCCGCTCGGCGCCCGCATCCTGTCGGTGGCCGACGCCTACGACGCCATGCGGTCCAACCGGCCCTATCGCTCGCCCTACTCGGCGAAGGAGGCGATCGCCGAGCTGCGCCTCAACTCGGGCCGGCAGTTCGACGCCGAGGCCATCGAGGCCCTCGCCGAACTGCGCTCGGAGGCGCGGCAGGCCGCCGGCGCGGAGGAGGCATGAACGAGGCCCCCGCGGCACGCCATCCCATCTCCGCCAAGGCCGCCGCCCTCCTGTGCGCGGCGGCGGTCCTCGCCGCCGGGCACGCCGTCGCCGGCCAGACCCCAACGCCCCCCGTGCTGATCCGGGCCGACATCTTCGCGCGCGAGGGCGCCGATATCCTCTACGCCCTCGGCAATGTGCACCTCGAGCGCGGCGAGGCCGTGATCACCTGCGACGCCGCCGTGATCTGGACCGCCGACCAGGAAGCCTACCTCGAGGGCCACATCCTCTACCGCACCGGCAAGAGCGTGATGGAGGCCGAGCGCGCCTACGTGCGGTGGGGCACAGTGAAGGACGAGTTGACCGGCGCCGAGAAGACCAGGGTGGACCGCGGCTTCATGTTCAATGCCGTCATCCGCTGGAGCGAGCGGCCCGACCAGGTGACCTGGCAGGTGCGGGCCGAAGAGGTCCTCCAGACCGACGTGCAGCGCTTCCTCGCCCGCGGCGGCCTCACCCTCAGCCCCTGCCAGTTCCACGAACCCCACGCCTTCTTCCGCGCCAGCGAGGTCGAACTCGTCACCGACGAGCGCCTCATCGCCAACCACCTCACCTATCACGTCCGCGGCGTCTCCCTGCCGCCCATCTGGCTCTTCCCCATCTACTGGCCCAAGCTCTACATTCCCCTGGGCTGGCAATGGCCCGAGTTCAACATCGAGGTCGGCAGTTCCTCCCGCTTCGGCTTTTATGCGCGCAACGAGATCATCTACGAAATCCCCGAGCGCCTCTTCGGCGTCCTGCGCGCCGACGTGGGCGTGAACCTCGACTACTTCTCCAAGCGCGGCTTCGCGTACGGCGGTAGCCTCGCCTACCGGAGCGAGAACCGCCGCGACCCCAGCCCCCTTGGGCGCGACCTCATCCGCGGCCGCTTCGACGCCTACCGAGTCCCCAACGACAAAGGCGAGGACTACGGCAAGTTCGACCTCGGCACCACCGACCGGTACCGCGTGCGCTTCTTCCACTCGCAGGACTTCCCCTCGGGCCTCGAACTGGACCTCGAGTACCAGTACTACACCGACGCCGGCTTCCGCCAGGAGTACTTCCCGACAGACTACGAGACCGGCAAGCCGATGGAGAACCGCGCCTACGTGAAATACCCGTTCGGCCCTGCCGCCGCCTACGCCCACGTGCGCCTGCGCAACGAGAAGTGGCTCGACAGCACCGAGTACCTCCCGCAGGTGGGCCTCAACGTCTTCTCCTACCCCATCCTCGGCAACCTGCTGTACACAGGACACGTCGAGTTCGCCTACATCCGCCGCCGCCTTTCGGTGCTGCGCCTCGACCCGGGGCAGTCGCCCTTTGACCCCGACTACCAGCGCAAGCGGCGCAAGTGGAACTTCTTCTACGACGGCGACACCAGCTACCCCATCCTCCCTCTGGAGTCCACGCCCCAGGAATACATGTCCGACGGCCGCGACCTCTGGCGCCTCAACACCTACCACCAGCTCGCCCTGCCATTCGACCTCTCGATCTTCCACATCGAGCCGTTCGTGGGCTTCCGCGGCACCTACTACTCCGATACCCTCGACGGCGGCAGCGACTGGCGCAGCATCTTCGCCTACGGCGCCCGCATCTCCACCCAGTTCTGGCGCTCGTGGGACGACGTGCGCGTCCACACCCCGCTCCTCGACCTCCAGGGCGTGCGCCACGTCATCGCCCCCGAAATCCGCTTCCTCTCCATCCACAAGCCCTCCCTGGAAGTGGACGAGCTGATCCTGACCGACGACACCGACTTCTACCAGCCGCCCCGGAACCCGCGCCACGCCTTCCCCGCGCGCCCCTACCGCCCCCTCGACACCACCGGCCTGGCGTTCGGCGACATAGACGCCATCACGCCCGTGAGCCTGGTGAACTTCAGCTTCCTCAACCGCTGGCAGACCCGCCGCGGCGGCAGCGTGGTGGACTTTCTCTCGATTGACCCGAACATCACCTTCTACACCGACAGCGGCCGCGACAACTGGGGCCGCTCCCGCGGCGACTGGAGCATTGACACCCGCTTCACCCCCGTGCACGGCCTGCACTTCTACCTCGACTTCGGCGAACGCGTCTGCGGCGACGCCTTCGACCGCCCGCACGACGTGACCTTCGTCAACACCGGCGCGGCCATCGAACTCAGCGAGCGCTGGGCTCTCTTCCTCTCCCACCGCGTCGAGGACCCCTACTCGAACCAATGGGCCGCCCGCCTCATCTACCAGATCAACAACAAGTGGCGCGTGGACGCCCAGTACGAGACCAACACCGAACGCGGCTACGACAGCAACACCGCCTTCCGCCTCACCCGCGACCTGCACGACTGGATCATCGAGTTCGTCTTCCAGAACGACCAATCGGGCCTGAACAACCTGGTGGGCGTGAGCCTGCAACCCAAGGGCCGCCGCGAACTCATCAGCGGCCTCGAATACACGCGCGACCTGCGCGCCGGCCTCAACGCCTACCAGCGCGAGTCGTACCAGCAGTTCGACTACTGAGCCCCCGGCCACGGGCCGCGGCCGCTGCCCGCCCCTCGCCGACCGACCAGGAGTGGCGCCTTGAGCCCCTCGCCCCGCCGAGTGGACCAGCTCTGGCTCGACTACCAGCGCACCCGCGACGAGCGGCTGAAGGCCGACCTCGCCCGCGCCTGCATGCGGCGCGTCTACGCCATCGCCAAGAAGCTGCGCGCCGAGATGGGCGGCGTGCCCAGCCTCCAGGACCTGGTGGACGCGGGCCTGGTGGGCCTCATGGAGGCCTTCGAGCGCTTCGACCCCGCGCGCGGCGTCTACTTCGAAACCTGGTGCTCGTGGCGCGTGCTGGGCGCGATGCGCGACGACCAGCGCAAGCGCGCCTGGGCGAGCGAGGCCGTGCGCCTGAAGGCCCAGCGCCTGCGCCGCGCCGCCGCCGAGATGGCCAGCGCGCGCGGCCGCACCCCCACCGACGACGAGCTGGCCGAGGCCCTCGGCGTCTCCACGGCCGAGGTGGCCGAGCTCTGGCGCCGCGCCGAGCGGCGCCGCCCCGTCTCCCTCGACAGCGCGCACGAGGACGGCGGCGCCGACAGCGACCCGGCCCTGGCCGACCGCCAGGCCGACCCCGCGCAACTCCTGCTGGCTAAAGAGGCGCGCGAGCTGCTGCTCAATGCCCTCAAGGAGCTGCCGGACAAGCAACGCTACACACTGCTCCTTTACTACTTCGAGAAGCTCACCATGGCCCAGGTGGGAAAGGTGCTCGAGGTCAGCGAGAGCCGCGTCTCGCAGCTCCACGCGGCCGCCCTGCGCACCCTCGCGCGGCGGCTCGGTCCGCGCAAGGACGAACTCCTCAGCGCGCTCGGCGTCTGAGCCGTCCTCCCCAAATTGCCGTCACGGCAGCAAGGAAAAGGCAGCTACTCGGGGCTGCGCTCGCGCGTGGCCAGAGGCGCGAACCACGCGGACGCCTCGGCGGCCGCCGGGGCGAAGGCCTCGGCGGCGCGGTCGTCGGCCTCGGCCCACAGCCGCAGGGCGAGCAGGTAGTGCGCAAGCGGGGCCGGCATGCCGGCCGCCTGCGCCGCCTGCTGGAAGGCGGCGGGGGTCGTCTGCCGCAGCATGAAGGCAGCGGCCGCGGCCCGCGGCGCATCGCCCTCGGCGGCGATGGCCAGCTTCTGCCACAGCGCGGCCGCTCGGTTCGCGTCGCCCATCTCCACGGCGACGCACGCGGCGCGCAGCAGGCCCTCGGCGCTGCCGGCGGCCTCGTACTGCGGCAGCGCGCTCGACAAGGCGCCCG includes:
- a CDS encoding sigma-70 family RNA polymerase sigma factor, which codes for MSPSPRRVDQLWLDYQRTRDERLKADLARACMRRVYAIAKKLRAEMGGVPSLQDLVDAGLVGLMEAFERFDPARGVYFETWCSWRVLGAMRDDQRKRAWASEAVRLKAQRLRRAAAEMASARGRTPTDDELAEALGVSTAEVAELWRRAERRRPVSLDSAHEDGGADSDPALADRQADPAQLLLAKEARELLLNALKELPDKQRYTLLLYYFEKLTMAQVGKVLEVSESRVSQLHAAALRTLARRLGPRKDELLSALGV